Within Candidatus Latescibacterota bacterium, the genomic segment TTCCGCAGGCATAATGCCTCTTTCACCCTGTCTATTGCCGTCATCAGTCTTTCGCTGCTTTCTTTGCGGCTTCAAGCGATTTCCTGTAGTTCTTCTCGTCAGGATTCATCTCTATTGCAGTCTCATATTCACTGACAGCCAGTTTTATGTCACCCTTTATTTCATAAAGCATCCCGAGCCTCCAGTGCGCCGCGTCATGTCCAGGAACTCCCGGGTGGACCTCACGCTTCAGATAATCAAACATCGATTCTATCCCCCTGTCCAGGCGGCTGCCGGAATATACTGCCGTCCGGCCGATCTGATAGAGGCAGTCGATGGCATCGGGATCCGACTTCAACGCCTGTTCGAAGGTCGCAAACGCGTTGTCATAATCCTTGATCTTCTGGTAGAGCATTCCAAGGGCATACAATACTTCGACATCGCCGGGATTCAATGACAGATACTCGGTGAACTCGGCTATGGCAAGATCGTACTTCTCTTCCTTCACATACACCTGTGCCATCAACGAATGCGCGTGTCGGGGACTGTATTTACTGATTACCTCGATCTGCGCCTTCGCCTTCTTTCTGCTGCCTCCTCCGATCGATGGAGCATTCAGATAGTAACTCGCCAGGTAGATCCTCGCTTCAATATTCATTGGGTCGAGATCGACCGATTTCTTCAGGGAATCAAGCACTCGTCCCGACAGTATCCCTTTTTCGAAATATGAAGCTTTCTGAAGTTTTTCCAGATTCGCTCGAGCGTACCATAAGTGATATTCCGCGTTCTCCCTGTCAAGCGAGACCGCCTGCTTCAGGTACTCGACCGAATCGTCCACCTTCCCCTTCACCAGGTCGATCCTTCCGAGGTAATAGCAGGCTTCATCATCCGTATCGTCGATCTCCAGAAACCGGATGTAACACTCCCTCGCCTCGTCGAACTCGCCCTTCTCAAAATGTTCAGCCGCTTTTTCCCTGTCGCACGGAACAGCCGCGCATATCGCCCCTGCAATCACCAGCATTGACAGTATCGTCAGAAATATGGCCCCAGATGTTTTCATGATTCCTCCTTTAACAGATGGTCAGTTTGCATACATGTATCCAGCCAGATTACCGTCCAGGCCGGACGCCTTCGTCCATCACGGGAAGTACGATGTGAGACGGATACTTTTTCCCGTGGTATATCTTCTGTCTTGTCTTCTTCAGGACAGCGGCCCTCAAGGGGTCTTCCCCTGTGTTCGGGTTTCGGTCATACTTTGGAAAGTTGCTGCTCGATATTTCGACACGAAGCCTGTTGCCCGCTTTGATCAGGATTGCAGTCGATCCCATCGCTATGTTCATCCCGTATACTTTCCCCGGCTCAAGCAGTTCCCTATCCGGCCCTCCGTTTCGCCAGCTCGCGCGGACGATACCTTCCTCGATTATCCTGGCATATCCGTCCTCCCTTACTTCGACAAGCTTTGCCGTAAAATCTGTATCCAGCCCTTCCGTCGAGACATATATCCGTGCCTCGATCGCGCCGATTATCTCCATGTCATCCTCCAATGGCTCGGAAGTGTATACGAGTACATCGTCGCGTCTTTCAATGTCGCGCTGGTCCTTCACTCCGACCAGGTGGAGCATGAAGTGCATGTTCGCTCCGCCATTCGTGGGTACCGGGTCCATTGGATCGAAGGTGAAGGTATCGAAAGAAGCATCATCGAGCGGCAGGCAGGACAGGCTGCCGTCCCCGTCCAGACTGTTCGCGCCCGACATGCTGCTGAAAAAGAATTTTCGGGGCTTCG encodes:
- a CDS encoding tetratricopeptide repeat protein yields the protein MKTSGAIFLTILSMLVIAGAICAAVPCDREKAAEHFEKGEFDEARECYIRFLEIDDTDDEACYYLGRIDLVKGKVDDSVEYLKQAVSLDRENAEYHLWYARANLEKLQKASYFEKGILSGRVLDSLKKSVDLDPMNIEARIYLASYYLNAPSIGGGSRKKAKAQIEVISKYSPRHAHSLMAQVYVKEEKYDLAIAEFTEYLSLNPGDVEVLYALGMLYQKIKDYDNAFATFEQALKSDPDAIDCLYQIGRTAVYSGSRLDRGIESMFDYLKREVHPGVPGHDAAHWRLGMLYEIKGDIKLAVSEYETAIEMNPDEKNYRKSLEAAKKAAKD